Below is a genomic region from Bradyrhizobium sp. 1(2017).
CCTCTTCGAGACAGGCGATCTTCATTCCCTGCCGCTTCTCCAAGGTCTGCACGAACGTTCCTGCATCGATGAGAGACTCGACCGTGCCGGTGTCCAGCCAGGCAAAACCCCGCCCCATACGCTCAACATGGAGCGCGCCTGCCGAAAGATAGCGCATCTGAAGATCGGTAATCTCGAGCTCGCCGCGTGATGATGGCTCGACGCGACGAGCGTACCGAACCACGCGATTGTCGAAGAAATACAACCCCGTAATCGCCCAGTTCGAAGCCGGCCGCTTGGGTTTCTCCTCGATCGATACCGGGCGATCCGCCGCATCGAACGCGACCACGCCATATCGTTCCGGATCTCGCACATGATAGGCAAAAACCGTTGCACCTTCCTCACGCCCTGCCGCCCTGGCAAGCAGATCGCTCAGGCCGTCGCCGAAGAAAATGTTGTCCCCCAGCACCATCGCCACACGATCGTTTCCGATGAAATCGGCCCCCACAATGAAGGCGTCCGCGAGACCGGCGGGACGGGTTTGTTCCGCGTAGCTGAGCCGAATGCCCCATTGGCTGCCGTCACCCAGCAACTGCTCGAACTGACACCGGTCCGAGGGCGTGGTGATGATCAGAATTTCACGAATTCCTGCCAACATCAGCGTCGACAGGGGATAATAGATCATTGGTTTGTCATAGATCGGAAGCAATTGCTTGCTGACCACGCGCGTGATCGGATAAAGGCGCGTTCCGCTGCCGCCGGCCAGCACGATTCCCTTCAGCATCGGTTTCTCCCAGTTGCTCCAGACAAGCTTTCAGTGCATGGCGCCAAGGCGCTAATCGAATCCCAAACACGCGTTCTGCCTTGGATGAATCCAGGCGCGAATTCCGCGGCCGGCGCGCAGCGGTCGGAAATTCCTCAGTCGTGATCGCTTCCAGCGCCGGAATTCTCGCTCCACGACGGGAACGCTCGCAGAAGATTACTTGTGCAAAGTCGTGCCAGTTCGTCTCACCTTGGCCCGCGAGATGAAAGATGCCGGCCGTGGCCCTGCGATCGTCCATTGCCGACCGCTCTGCGATCCGAAGAACGGCGTCCGCGAGGTCGAATGCGGAGGTCGGATTGCCATGTTGGTCGCGAACGACCCTTACAGTTTGCTGCGTTTCACACAGCCGCAGCATCGTTCGGACGAAATTGCTGCCATAGGGGCTGTAAAGCCACGAACATCTGATCACGGTCGCAAGGGGGTGCGCTGCCAGCACAGCAGCTTCACCGGCCAGCTTCGACGCGCCGTAGGCGTTCAACGGTGCGGGAATGTCACTTTCATCGTATGCATCCGGCTTCGAGCCGTCGAATACATAGTCGGTCGAATGATGAATGAGCGGGATATTCATCTGCCAGGCGATATCCGCCAATGCCGCCGCGCCGTCGCGGTTGACGCTGAACGCCTTCGCCGTTTCAGATTCGGCCTGGTCGACCGCAGTATATGCGGCCGCGTTGATGATTGCAGAAGGCGCGATCGACGCAATGAGCTTGTCGATCCCCGCGCGGCTCTCCAGATCCAGTTCTGGGCGCCCGAGCGCCACCACGGGCAGACCGCGCATTGCGGCAAGTTCACGAAGACACCTTGCCAACTGACCGTTTCGGCCGGCAATGAGGATGGGTTGCACCATCATCTTCACCTCAGTGTTGGGAGGCCAGGAGACCGAGACGAGAGCCGTCATAGGCGCCGCGGCGCGTACGCTCCCACCACGCACGATTCTTGAGATACCATCCGACTGTCTCGGCCAGCCCCTGTTCGAAGGTTCTCGTCGGTTTCCAACCGAGTTCGCGATGTGCCTTTGACGCATCGATTGCGTAGCGCGCATCGTGCCCCGGACGATCCGGCACGAATGTGATGAGCGATCGTCTTGTTTCCTCGGAGGGCGACCAACGATCCAGCACATCACAAACTTGGGTGACGACGTCCATGTTGGATCGCTCCGCATTTCCACCGAAATTGTACTTCTCGCCTGGCTTCCCTTCGTACAGCAGGCTTATCAAGCCGGCGGCATGATCGTCGACGTGAAGCCAGTCGCGGATATTCTTGCCATCGCCATAAACCGGTAAAGGCTTTCGGTCGATCGCATTGAGGATCGTCAGCGGGATGAGCTTCTCCGGAAACTGGTACGGTCCGTAGTTGTTCGAGCAGTTCGATACGATGACCGGCAAGCCATAGGTTCGGAACCACGCTAGCGCGAGATGGTCCGATGCGGCCTTGCTCGCCGAATACGGCGAGCTCGGCCTGTAAGGCGTGTCCTCCCGAAACAAATCGTCCGGGCCCAATGAGCCGTAGACTTCGTCTGTCGACACATGAACGAAGCGAAATTGCTTCCGCCTCGGAAGCGGCAGACGTTCGTAGTAGGTTTTGGCAGCCTCCAGTAGCGTGTAGGTGCCAACTATGTTGGTGTTGACGAATGCGCCGGGTCCATCGATCGAGCGATCGACGTGGCTCTCTGCAGCCAAATGTATGATCGCATCCGGCTCGTAGTCGGCGAACGCAAGATCAATAACTTCGCGATCGCAGATGTCGGACTGCAGGAACTCATAGGGCTCCAGTCTCTCGAGGCTCGCAAGCGACGCTAGATTGGCTGCATATGTCAGTTTGTCGACGTTGATCACTGCGGCGCCGGTCTGCAACACCAGACGACGACACACCGCAGAACCGATGAAGCCTGCTCCGCCAGTCACCAAGATACGCATCTATTCGCCTCCATCAGTCGAACACGCAACCGAGCTGGTTGAGCGCAGGAAGGATCTCGTCCTTCGGCGACAACTGAGCCTCGGAGGTTGTCACAGGCCACTCAATCTTCAGCGCTGGATCGGCCCAATAGACGCCGCCGTCATGGCTCGGGGCGTAGACCTGGTCTACCTTGTAGAGGACGACGGTGTTGGGTTGCAGCGTACAGAAGCCATGCGCAAACCCTTTCGGAATGAACACCTGCTCGCCGCTTTCACTATCCAACTGGATGGCGATGTGCTTGCCGAAGCTCGGCGATGAACGCCGGAGATCCACTGCGATATCGAGAATGGCGCCGCTCAACACCCGTATAAGCTTCGCCTGGGCGAAAGGCGGACGCTGAAAGTGCAGTCCACGCACCGTGCCGATACGATTCGAGCTGGACTGATTATCCTGAACAAAGTCATGGAGAATTCCCTTCTCCGCAAAAGTCGATCGTTGGAAGGTCTCGGAGAAGTAACCGCGGGCGTCGGAAAACCGATCTGGGCGAATTACTTTGACATCGGGGATCGCCAAGGCTCGCAATTCCAGCATCGGGTACTCTCCTGCCCGCC
It encodes:
- the rfbA gene encoding glucose-1-phosphate thymidylyltransferase RfbA — protein: MLKGIVLAGGSGTRLYPITRVVSKQLLPIYDKPMIYYPLSTLMLAGIREILIITTPSDRCQFEQLLGDGSQWGIRLSYAEQTRPAGLADAFIVGADFIGNDRVAMVLGDNIFFGDGLSDLLARAAGREEGATVFAYHVRDPERYGVVAFDAADRPVSIEEKPKRPASNWAITGLYFFDNRVVRYARRVEPSSRGELEITDLQMRYLSAGALHVERMGRGFAWLDTGTVESLIDAGTFVQTLEKRQGMKIACLEEVAFRLGFINRDQLLALARPLEKSGYGKYLSEITALPQFASQ
- the rfbD gene encoding dTDP-4-dehydrorhamnose reductase, coding for MMVQPILIAGRNGQLARCLRELAAMRGLPVVALGRPELDLESRAGIDKLIASIAPSAIINAAAYTAVDQAESETAKAFSVNRDGAAALADIAWQMNIPLIHHSTDYVFDGSKPDAYDESDIPAPLNAYGASKLAGEAAVLAAHPLATVIRCSWLYSPYGSNFVRTMLRLCETQQTVRVVRDQHGNPTSAFDLADAVLRIAERSAMDDRRATAGIFHLAGQGETNWHDFAQVIFCERSRRGARIPALEAITTEEFPTAARRPRNSRLDSSKAERVFGIRLAPWRHALKACLEQLGETDAEGNRAGRRQRNAPLSDHARGQQAIASDL
- the rfbB gene encoding dTDP-glucose 4,6-dehydratase, whose amino-acid sequence is MRILVTGGAGFIGSAVCRRLVLQTGAAVINVDKLTYAANLASLASLERLEPYEFLQSDICDREVIDLAFADYEPDAIIHLAAESHVDRSIDGPGAFVNTNIVGTYTLLEAAKTYYERLPLPRRKQFRFVHVSTDEVYGSLGPDDLFREDTPYRPSSPYSASKAASDHLALAWFRTYGLPVIVSNCSNNYGPYQFPEKLIPLTILNAIDRKPLPVYGDGKNIRDWLHVDDHAAGLISLLYEGKPGEKYNFGGNAERSNMDVVTQVCDVLDRWSPSEETRRSLITFVPDRPGHDARYAIDASKAHRELGWKPTRTFEQGLAETVGWYLKNRAWWERTRRGAYDGSRLGLLASQH
- the rfbC gene encoding dTDP-4-dehydrorhamnose 3,5-epimerase — translated: MLELRALAIPDVKVIRPDRFSDARGYFSETFQRSTFAEKGILHDFVQDNQSSSNRIGTVRGLHFQRPPFAQAKLIRVLSGAILDIAVDLRRSSPSFGKHIAIQLDSESGEQVFIPKGFAHGFCTLQPNTVVLYKVDQVYAPSHDGGVYWADPALKIEWPVTTSEAQLSPKDEILPALNQLGCVFD